The region AGCGCTGATGTATGGGCTGTTTGTTGCACCCTGGTATGTTTTGTGCGTTTTTCTGTTAGTCACGTTAGTGACTATCTGGCTATTGATGCCAGGTCATAAAAGGTGGGGGTGGGTTTCGCAGTTTGCTTCGCTTCGTAGAGATCCCGTAACAGATGCATCCCTCCAGGAAAATGCCGGGCAAGAGATGGATGGAATGTCAAATCCGTTGGGAAAGCTTACCTATCGCGGCGCACCTTACTCTAGCCAGATAGCCTCAACACCTGATGAGTGCTCTATTCTGACCTATCGTGGTACGCCATATTCTAAAGGTTCTCACACTCAAGACGCTCAAGCTAGCAACAAACCAGGGATTGCTCTTCACGAGTGTCATCCAACCGGTTCATCAATCCCTGAACTGAAGTATCGAGGAGCAAAGGTGAAGCAATAAAGGCGAGATCGCGCACGAACTAAAGCGATTCCTTGCCTACATTAGGCGCCAGCGACGATTCTCATTTGCAACAATTTAAGCTTCTTGCAATCAAGAGCCAATTGGAACTATCATTTCAGCATCAAGCTGAAGCCTCACCGCAAAAGCAGTTATGTTTTCTTACACCGCTGGTTCCCTCAAATCTGAGCTAAACGCAAAAGGATGGCGTTTAACTCCTCAACGAGAAATTATCCTCCAAGTCTTTCAGAACCTTCCCCGCGGAAACCATCTGAGCGCAGAAGAGCTTCATGAATTGTTGATTCAACGGGGTGAGGCTGTTAGCCTT is a window of Leptolyngbyaceae cyanobacterium JSC-12 DNA encoding:
- a CDS encoding hypothetical protein (IMG reference gene:2510097150); this encodes MLISKNRAKMSLLQLALQVIAVCALIAALMYGLFVAPWYVLCVFLLVTLVTIWLLMPGHKRWGWVSQFASLRRDPVTDASLQENAGQEMDGMSNPLGKLTYRGAPYSSQIASTPDECSILTYRGTPYSKGSHTQDAQASNKPGIALHECHPTGSSIPELKYRGAKVKQ